Proteins from one Megalops cyprinoides isolate fMegCyp1 chromosome 11, fMegCyp1.pri, whole genome shotgun sequence genomic window:
- the zgc:113423 gene encoding uncharacterized protein zgc:113423 isoform X1, whose amino-acid sequence MSTNDPVPVRIKVEEDYDQILVEDQQSRIVTEEPCDIASGRDPFCRTDVPKPLNMQMTYDGLCDSVEPVSKPEGRHSMPEMEGRGYSPRRWRGSGSLSGSVVSEMEEEPQMEDVSGAEMEYDCLPQYEQAGAEELYSIDHQRTLGEILTYCQVMYEAIQKLDQKFDQLQAKVTNVQAVHLSPALFPQKAQLLNTGGMQHGSSVSDSGLPMPQLVRVCSPPPPLQGEGKKPPPLSPAPGVPSPPQLAPQGQPSQLAQSIVRAHLTTQPLPPGKATTETLKRSAPSAGGSVAKTARKSLLTTSPSSHKTVPLEWLGDPKRKVKIPSSALQKAVALKSPRSVVRSLLRSVFPLETLTSSNIMGDSVRGLKKLDPNKIAAMREWLAKTFPTFDLKENGKDWKTCVSIINSTARYLRFEAKKHKKGQNENGKEPAPDEDSDPDPAAASATAEIDVELSDSEGDVPSTSRRTKTTTSSISKQEAAENSSGPIEESEEANKDDVYEYLGPPSRQVKVPRYAMFTARLRARPELVARYLIKYLFPEHVLVKSNVYGNREHGIQALDQNKISALREHLKERFPWLLLEESGQDWKACVGAINSTIRKFRHELKKGKSRKKRR is encoded by the exons ATGTCAACAAACG acCCAGTTCCTGTGAGGATTAAAGTTGAGGAGGACTATGATCAGATCCTGGTGGAAGACCAACAGAGCCGCATTGTCACAGAAGAACCATGTGATATTGCAAGTGGCCGGGACCCATTTTGCCGCACAGACGTCCCTAAGCCCCTCAATATGCAGATGACATATG ATGGCCTATGTGACTCAGTGGAGCCAGTGTCCAAACCAGAAGGACGACACAGCATGccagagatggagggaagagGTTATAGCCCCAGGAGATGGAGAGGCTCTGGGTCACTAAGTGGCAGCGTG GTctcagagatggaggaggagccTCAGATGGAGGATGTTTCAGGTGCTGAGATGGAGTATGACTGCCTGCCCCAGTATGAG CAGGCAGGTGCAGAGGAATTATACAGCATTGACCACCAAAGGACACTGGGAGAAATACTAACCTACTGCCAG GTCATGTATGAGGCCATCCAGAAACTTGACCAGAAGTTTGATCAGCTTCAAGCCAAAGTAACCAATGTGCAAGCCGTGCACCTGAGTCCTGCACTCTTCCCACAG AAGGCCCAGCTACTGAACACTGGCGGAATGCAGCATGGCTCCTCGGTGTCAGACTCTGGGCTGCCGATGCCCCAGCTGGTCCGTGTGTGCTCCCCTCCGCCTCCTCTCcagggggaggggaagaagcctcctcccctttctcctgcCCCAGGGGTCCCGAGCCCCCCACAGCTCGCGCCCCAGGGACAGCCCAGCCAGCTGGCCCAGAGCATAGTGAGAGCCCACCTCACTACCCAGCCGTTGCCCCCTGGTAAGGCCACCACCGAGACCCTGAAGAGGAGCGCTCCATCTGCTGGGGGCTCTGTGGCCAAAACCGCGCGTAAGAGTCTGCTCACCACCAGCCCCAGCTCACATAAGACAG TGCCTTTGGAGTGGTTAGGGGACCCCAAGCGAAAGGTGAAGATCCCCAGTAGCGCTCTGCAGAAGGCGGTGGCTCTGAAGAGCCCGCGGAGTGTCGTCCGTTCCCTGCTGCGCAGCGTCTTCCCCCTGGAGACCCTCACCTCCAGCAATATCATGGGCGACTCTGTCCGTGGCCTGAAGAAACTGGACCCCAACAAGATCGCCGCCATGAGAG AGTGGCTTGCTAAAACATTTCCCACGTTTGacctgaaagaaaatggaaaagactGGAAAACTTGTGTTTCCATCATAAACTCCACAGCCAGATATCTTCGCTTTGAAGCCAAAAAACACAAG AAGGGCCAGAACGAAAATGGGAAAGAGCCAGCACCAGATGAGGACAGTGACCCTGACCCTGCGGCTGCGAGTGCCACAGCGGAGATCGATGTGGAGCTATCAGACAGCGAGGGAGATGTTCCTTCCACTTCCCGCAGGACCAAGACCACAACCAGCTCCATCAGCAAGCAGGAGGCAGCAGAAAACAGCTCTGGGCCCATTGAAGAGAGTGAGGAGGCCAACAAAGATGATGTGTATG AATATCTGGGGCCGCCCAGCAGACAAGTAAAGGTGCCGCGGTATGCAATGTTCACAGCCCGCTTGCGTGCCCGCCCTGAGCTTGTCGCACGCTACCTCATCAAGTACCTCTTCCCTGAGCATGTGCTGGTCAAGAGCAATGTGTATGGAAACCGAGAGCATGGCATCCAAGCCCTGGACCAGAACAAGATCAGCGCGCTCAGAG
- the zgc:113423 gene encoding uncharacterized protein zgc:113423 isoform X2, with product MSTNDPVPVRIKVEEDYDQILVEDQQSRIVTEEPCDIASGRDPFCRTDVPKPLNMQMTYDGLCDSVEPVSKPEGRHSMPEMEGRGYSPRRWRGSGSLSGSVVSEMEEEPQMEDVSGAEMEYDCLPQYEAGAEELYSIDHQRTLGEILTYCQVMYEAIQKLDQKFDQLQAKVTNVQAVHLSPALFPQKAQLLNTGGMQHGSSVSDSGLPMPQLVRVCSPPPPLQGEGKKPPPLSPAPGVPSPPQLAPQGQPSQLAQSIVRAHLTTQPLPPGKATTETLKRSAPSAGGSVAKTARKSLLTTSPSSHKTVPLEWLGDPKRKVKIPSSALQKAVALKSPRSVVRSLLRSVFPLETLTSSNIMGDSVRGLKKLDPNKIAAMREWLAKTFPTFDLKENGKDWKTCVSIINSTARYLRFEAKKHKKGQNENGKEPAPDEDSDPDPAAASATAEIDVELSDSEGDVPSTSRRTKTTTSSISKQEAAENSSGPIEESEEANKDDVYEYLGPPSRQVKVPRYAMFTARLRARPELVARYLIKYLFPEHVLVKSNVYGNREHGIQALDQNKISALREHLKERFPWLLLEESGQDWKACVGAINSTIRKFRHELKKGKSRKKRR from the exons ATGTCAACAAACG acCCAGTTCCTGTGAGGATTAAAGTTGAGGAGGACTATGATCAGATCCTGGTGGAAGACCAACAGAGCCGCATTGTCACAGAAGAACCATGTGATATTGCAAGTGGCCGGGACCCATTTTGCCGCACAGACGTCCCTAAGCCCCTCAATATGCAGATGACATATG ATGGCCTATGTGACTCAGTGGAGCCAGTGTCCAAACCAGAAGGACGACACAGCATGccagagatggagggaagagGTTATAGCCCCAGGAGATGGAGAGGCTCTGGGTCACTAAGTGGCAGCGTG GTctcagagatggaggaggagccTCAGATGGAGGATGTTTCAGGTGCTGAGATGGAGTATGACTGCCTGCCCCAGTATGAG GCAGGTGCAGAGGAATTATACAGCATTGACCACCAAAGGACACTGGGAGAAATACTAACCTACTGCCAG GTCATGTATGAGGCCATCCAGAAACTTGACCAGAAGTTTGATCAGCTTCAAGCCAAAGTAACCAATGTGCAAGCCGTGCACCTGAGTCCTGCACTCTTCCCACAG AAGGCCCAGCTACTGAACACTGGCGGAATGCAGCATGGCTCCTCGGTGTCAGACTCTGGGCTGCCGATGCCCCAGCTGGTCCGTGTGTGCTCCCCTCCGCCTCCTCTCcagggggaggggaagaagcctcctcccctttctcctgcCCCAGGGGTCCCGAGCCCCCCACAGCTCGCGCCCCAGGGACAGCCCAGCCAGCTGGCCCAGAGCATAGTGAGAGCCCACCTCACTACCCAGCCGTTGCCCCCTGGTAAGGCCACCACCGAGACCCTGAAGAGGAGCGCTCCATCTGCTGGGGGCTCTGTGGCCAAAACCGCGCGTAAGAGTCTGCTCACCACCAGCCCCAGCTCACATAAGACAG TGCCTTTGGAGTGGTTAGGGGACCCCAAGCGAAAGGTGAAGATCCCCAGTAGCGCTCTGCAGAAGGCGGTGGCTCTGAAGAGCCCGCGGAGTGTCGTCCGTTCCCTGCTGCGCAGCGTCTTCCCCCTGGAGACCCTCACCTCCAGCAATATCATGGGCGACTCTGTCCGTGGCCTGAAGAAACTGGACCCCAACAAGATCGCCGCCATGAGAG AGTGGCTTGCTAAAACATTTCCCACGTTTGacctgaaagaaaatggaaaagactGGAAAACTTGTGTTTCCATCATAAACTCCACAGCCAGATATCTTCGCTTTGAAGCCAAAAAACACAAG AAGGGCCAGAACGAAAATGGGAAAGAGCCAGCACCAGATGAGGACAGTGACCCTGACCCTGCGGCTGCGAGTGCCACAGCGGAGATCGATGTGGAGCTATCAGACAGCGAGGGAGATGTTCCTTCCACTTCCCGCAGGACCAAGACCACAACCAGCTCCATCAGCAAGCAGGAGGCAGCAGAAAACAGCTCTGGGCCCATTGAAGAGAGTGAGGAGGCCAACAAAGATGATGTGTATG AATATCTGGGGCCGCCCAGCAGACAAGTAAAGGTGCCGCGGTATGCAATGTTCACAGCCCGCTTGCGTGCCCGCCCTGAGCTTGTCGCACGCTACCTCATCAAGTACCTCTTCCCTGAGCATGTGCTGGTCAAGAGCAATGTGTATGGAAACCGAGAGCATGGCATCCAAGCCCTGGACCAGAACAAGATCAGCGCGCTCAGAG